Part of the Synechococcus sp. HK01-R genome is shown below.
GAGCGCTCCCAACAAATGGCTGCACTCTGGAGCGGGCACTGCTTTCTGCCAGCCAAGGTGATGGCACAAGGCCAAGCACCCTGGGCCACCGTCCTCACCTGCGCAGATTCACGCGTGGCCCCGGAATGGATCTTTGATGCTGCTCCTGCTGATCTGTTTGTGATTCGCAGCGCTGGCAACACCGCGTTCGATGATGCAATCGCTTCCATGGAGTTCGGCGTTCTGGCCCTGAAAACGCCCTTGATCATGGTGATGGGCCATAGCGCCTGCGGCGCTGTCAAGGCTGCGCAAGGCGACGAACTCCCCACTCCGCTGCTGACGGAACTGGTGAAGCCGATTCGAGCGGCCATCCAACCAGGGCAAGATCTGGAAGCGGCGACCAAAGCCAATGCCAGTTACGCCGCCAAGCAGCTCACCGCCCGCAGCGAGGTGATCAAAGACGCCGTCGACAACGGCACATTGCAGATCGTGGTCGGCTACTTCGACATTGGCTCTGGCAAGGTGACGATGGTCTGACGATCACACACTCAAAAAGCGATCCACGACCGCCTGACTGAGTTCGGCGGTCGGACCGCTCGCCACAATCCCCCCCCGCTGCATCGCGTAATAGCGATCGGCTTGCCGGACAAAATGGAGGTGCTGCTCCACCAGCAGCACACCAATGCCGGTCTCGGCAATAATGCGACGAACAGCAGCTTCAATGTCCTGCACGATGTTGGGCTGAATGCCCTCGGTGGGTTCATCGAGGAGCAGCAATTTGGGCTTGCCAAGCAGTGCCCGGGCAATGGCCAGCTGCTGCTGCTGGCCACCGCTGAGGTCACCACCCTTGCGGGGCAGAAACTCCCGCAAGATGGGGAAGAGCTCATACACAAACGGATCGATGCGCCGGTGGCGTCCGAGCCCACCTGGGAGCGCTTCCATCCCCAGCATCAGGTTGTCCTCAACGGTCAGCTGGGGAATGATTTCTCGCCCCTGGGGCACATAGCCGACCCCAGCCCTTGCCCTCTGATAAGGAGCCTGACGGTCGAGCCCATCACCGTTGAAGACAATCTCTCCGCGGCGTGGTCGCAACAGACCGATCAACGACTTGAGAAGCGTGGTCTTACCCACACCGTTACGGCCGATCAGACAAACCATCTCACCAGATTTCACGGTGAGGTCCACGTCCCGCAGGATATGGCTCTCGCCGTAATAGGTGTTCAACCCGCGGATTTCCAGAAGTTCCGTCATCCGTTCTGCTCCTCCGTGGTTCCGAGATACACCTCAATCACACGCGGATCAGCCTGCACCTGATCCATCGTTCCCTCACAGAGCACATGACCCTGGTGCAACACCGTCACTGGGCTCTCCAAGCGCCGGATGAACTCCATGTCGTGCTCAATCACCAGCACGGTGTGATCCCCCGCCAACGACTTGAGCAAATCGGCGGTGAGATCCGTCTCCTCATCGGTGAGTCCTGCCACCGGCTCGTCGACCAGGAGAAGATCAGGATCCTGACCCACCAACATCGCAATCTCCAGCCACTGTTTCTGACCATGGGAGAGAGCGCCTGCAAGCCAGTCAGCCCGGTGATGCAGATTCACGATGCTCATCAGCTGATGCACCTGATCGCGCTGCGTGGCATTCAAACCGCCGAACAACAGTGACCATGGCTGCTTGGGCCTGCTGACCGCCAGCGCCAAGTTCTCCTGGACGCTGAGCTTCTCAAACACCCGCGGACTCTGAAATTTGCGGCCGATGCCGAGTCGAGCGATGCGGTGCTCTTTGGTTCCCACCAGGGAGCGCCCCTTAAACACCACATCCCCTTCGGTGGGAGTGGTCTTGCCAGTGATCACATCCAAAAAGGTGGTCTTGCCAGCCCCATTGGGACCAATCACCGCCCTCAGTTCACCAGGCTGGAGACTGAGATTGAGATCGCGTAGGGCTAAGAAGCCGTCAAAGCTGACTGTGATCTGGCGTAACTCCAAAAGGGGAGCACTCATGGCTGCACCTCCTCCTGACCGTCGATTTCCAGTTGGGGGTAGGTGGCGATTCGACGACCCAAACCCAGGCGGGACAGCAGATTGCGAGGGCCATCTGTGCGGAACCAACCGATCACACCTTCCGGCAGTGCCGTGACCACCAAAATGAACAGTCCGCCTTGAATAAACAGCCAGCTCTGTGGCATCGCCTCGCTCACCAGGCTTTTGGCGTACATGATCGAGACGGCGCCGAGAATGGCACCAACCAACGTGCCACGCCCTCCGACGGCGACCCAGATCACCATTTCGATTGAAAAGGGCACCGCCATGTACTGGGGCGAAACGATCCCCGACTGCACCGTGAAGAGGGCACCGCCAATGCCCGCAAGGCCTCCGGCAATCGCAAACACAATCGTCTTGAACAGGGTGGGGTTAAAGCCGGTGAAGCGAAGCCGCG
Proteins encoded:
- the urtD gene encoding urea ABC transporter ATP-binding protein UrtD, which translates into the protein MSAPLLELRQITVSFDGFLALRDLNLSLQPGELRAVIGPNGAGKTTFLDVITGKTTPTEGDVVFKGRSLVGTKEHRIARLGIGRKFQSPRVFEKLSVQENLALAVSRPKQPWSLLFGGLNATQRDQVHQLMSIVNLHHRADWLAGALSHGQKQWLEIAMLVGQDPDLLLVDEPVAGLTDEETDLTADLLKSLAGDHTVLVIEHDMEFIRRLESPVTVLHQGHVLCEGTMDQVQADPRVIEVYLGTTEEQNG
- the urtE gene encoding urea ABC transporter ATP-binding subunit UrtE codes for the protein MTELLEIRGLNTYYGESHILRDVDLTVKSGEMVCLIGRNGVGKTTLLKSLIGLLRPRRGEIVFNGDGLDRQAPYQRARAGVGYVPQGREIIPQLTVEDNLMLGMEALPGGLGRHRRIDPFVYELFPILREFLPRKGGDLSGGQQQQLAIARALLGKPKLLLLDEPTEGIQPNIVQDIEAAVRRIIAETGIGVLLVEQHLHFVRQADRYYAMQRGGIVASGPTAELSQAVVDRFLSV
- a CDS encoding carbonic anhydrase gives rise to the protein MDVHLDRRCFLLGAGLSCVGLLGWNTPTWAVPEEDLLNCRPADPLEALITGNNRFSAAWQQADQADSTNERSQQMAALWSGHCFLPAKVMAQGQAPWATVLTCADSRVAPEWIFDAAPADLFVIRSAGNTAFDDAIASMEFGVLALKTPLIMVMGHSACGAVKAAQGDELPTPLLTELVKPIRAAIQPGQDLEAATKANASYAAKQLTARSEVIKDAVDNGTLQIVVGYFDIGSGKVTMV